A genomic segment from Nicotiana sylvestris chromosome 1, ASM39365v2, whole genome shotgun sequence encodes:
- the LOC104246712 gene encoding transcription termination factor MTEF1, chloroplastic: MWLKNQRQGKEAMFLCSSIPTKKICSFISATNIPFSSSPNPPFLLRFRTSHRENLRYLKSLGIIKPGNKTYKSPSAESLSHILSIVNLLNSQGFSEADISRIALVCDQVFSPEFSPAHVESVFEFFKFDLAATPEETRGLILRCPQILESNVPFCLRPTLIYLKELDIGNLNLSTTLNAHLLNTRVDKLEEKIRFLQGIGFSYEESAKFCARFPAIFGYSIEHNLWPKYVYLVEEMRRDIQELKMFPQYFAFSLRNRIVPRHLHLKERNVTMPLKRMLLWSDQRFYAKWK, translated from the coding sequence ATGTGGCTAAAGAACCAAAGACAAGGAAAAGAAGCTATGTTTCTTTGCTCTTCTATCCCAACTAAAAAAATCTGCTCCTTCATTTCTGCCACAAATATCCCTTTTTCTTCATCTCCAAACCCTCCTTTCCTCCTAAGATTTCGCACTTCTCATCGTGAAAATCTCCGTTATCTAAAATCCCTCGGCATTATCAAGCCAGGAAACAAAACCTACAAAAGCCCATCAGCTGAATCCCTTTCACATATCTTATCCATTGTGAACCTCCTAAATTCCCAAGGATTTTCCGAAGCTGATATATCAAGAATAGCTCTTGTTTGCGACCAAGTATTTTCACCTGAATTTAGTCCTGCCCATGTTGAATCTGTATTTGAATTCTTCAAATTTGATTTGGCTGCAACCCCAGAAGAAACTCGAGGTTTAATTCTTAGATGTCCTCAAATTCTTGAATCCAATGTCCCCTTCTGTCTGAGACCGACACTGATTTATCTTAAAGAACTAGACATTGGAAATTTGAACTTGTCAACAACCTTAAATGCTCATCTTCTGAATACCCGAGTGGATAAATTGGAAGAAAAGATTAGATTTTTGCAAGGTATTGGGTTTTCCTATGAAGAATCAGCTAAGTTTTGTGCTAGATTTCCTGCTATATTTGGTTATAGCATTGAACACAACTTGTGGCCAAAATATGTGTATTTGGTTGAGGAGATGAGGAGGGATATCCAGGAACTGAAAATGTTCCCTCAGTACTTTGCTTTCAGCCTTAGAAACAGGATTGTGCCTAGACATTTGCATCTCAAAGAAAGAAATGTTACCATGCCTTTGAAAAGAATGTTGCTGTGGAGTGATCAAAGATTTTATGctaaatggaaatga
- the LOC104246719 gene encoding guanine nucleotide-binding protein subunit beta-1: MSVTELKERHMAATQTVNDLREKLKQKRLQLLDTDVSGYARSQGKTPVTFGPTDLVCCRILQGHTGKVYSLDWTPEKNRIVSASQDGRLIVWNALTSQKTHAIKLPCAWVMTCAFSPSGQSVACGGLDSVCSIFNLNSPIDKDGNHPVSRMLSGHKGYVSSCQYVPDEDTHLITSSGDQTCVLWDITTGLRTSVFGGEFQSGHTADVQSVSISSSNPRLFVSGSCDTTARLWDTRVASRAQRTFYGHEGDVNTVKFFPDGNRFGTGSEDGTCRLFDIRTGHQLQVYYQPHGDGDIPHVTSMAFSISGRLLFVGYSNGDCYVWDTLLAKVVLNLGGVQNSHEGRISCLGLSADGSALCTGSWDTNLKIWAFGGHRSVI; this comes from the exons ATGTCAGTGACAGAGCTGAAAGAGCGGCATATGGCCGCTACACAGACTGTAAATGATCTCCGTGAAAAACTTAAGCAGAAGCGTCTCCAATTACTCGACACTGATG TTTCTGGATATGCAAGGTCGCAAGGTAAAACTCCGGTCACCTTTGGCCCAACAGATCTGGTTTGTTGTAGGATCCTGCAAGGACACACTGGAAAG GTATATTCACTGGATTGGACTCCAGAAAAGAATCGTATAGTCAGTGCATCCCAAGATGGCAGATTAATAGTGTGGAATGCTCTCACAAGCCAGAAAACCCATGCAATTAAGCTTCCGTGTGCTTGGGTTATGACCTGCGCCTTCTCTCCTAGTGGGCAGTCTGTTGCCTGCGGTGGCCTTGACAGTGTCTGCTCTATCTTCAACTTAAATTCACCAATCGATAAGGATGGGAACCATCCTGTATCAAGAATGCTTAGTGGGCATAAGGGTTATGTGTCTTCCTGTCAATATGTTCCAGATGAGGATACTCACCTAATAACTAGTTCTGGTGATCAAACATGTGTCCTTTGGGATATAACTACTGGTCTAAGAACTTCTGTCTTTGGAGGTGAGTTTCAATCCGGGCACACTGCAGATGTACAAAG TGTCTCAATTAGTTCATCAAACCCCAGACTGTTTGTATCTGGGTCCTGTGACACAACTGCTCGACTGTGGGACACCCGAGTTGCTAGTCGAGCTCAACGAACATTTTATGGTCACGAGGGAGATGTTAATACTGTAAAGTTCTTCCCTGATGGTAATAGATTTGGAACTGGTTCAGAGGATGGAACCTGCAGATTATTTGACATTAGGACTGGACACCAGCTGCAAGTGTACTACCAGCCGCATGGTGATGGTGATATCCCTCATGTGACTTCCATGGCATTTTCTATCTCAGGCCGTCTTCTCTTTGTCGGATACTCAAATGGTGATTGTTATGTGTGGGACACCCTATTAGCAAAG GTGGTCCtaaacttgggaggagttcaaaaCTCTCATGAAGGGCGAATAAGTTGCCTGGGACTGTCAGCTGATGGAAGCGCCTTATGTACAGGAAGTTGGGATACAAACCTGAAG ATTTGGGCTTTTGGAGGGCACAGAAGTGTGATCTGA